A genomic window from Lotus japonicus ecotype B-129 chromosome 1, LjGifu_v1.2 includes:
- the LOC130734110 gene encoding auxin-responsive protein IAA9-like isoform X1 — protein MSLPRLGVGDEEGESNVSLLVSSSATGESVCLNGSKLKEFNYMGLSSDCSSVDSSAPLPSFSDESKSNLNLKATELRLGLPGSQSPERDSNLCLRGSAQFDEKPLFPLHPVTDDHHSSSKPAVLGSKRGFSDAMNGFSEGKLKPGSLLENVGAQPAKGKEIATAKVGLEKPQGVNESGPSLDGSANNSNASAPAAKAQVVGWPPIRSFRKNSLTTASKNVEEVEGKLGSGAMFVKVSMDGAPYLRKVDLKNYSTYAELSSALEKMFSCFTIGQCGSHGNMGREIMNETKLKDLIHGSENVLTYEDKDGDWMLVGDVPWKMFIDTCRRLRIMKSSDAIGLAPRAVEKSKSRS, from the exons ATGTCTCTGCCGCGGCTTGGGGTAGGTGATGAGGAAGGTGAAAGCAATGTCAGTTTGCTTGTTTCTTCCTCAGCCACAGGGGAAAGTGTGTGCCTGAATGGTTCAAAACTGAAAGAGTTCAACTATATGGGGTTGTCATCTGATTGTTCATCAGTGGATAGCTCAGCTCCACTTCCAAGCTTCTCAGATGAGAGCAAGAGCAATCTGAACCTCAAAGCCACTGAACTCAGATTGGGGCTTCCAGGATCACAGTCTCCTGAAAGAGATTCAAATCTTTGCTTGAGGGGTTCAGCTCAGTTTGATGAGAAGCCCTTGTTTCCTTTGCATCCGGTGACAGATGATCACCATTCGTCATCAAAGCCTGCTGTTTTGGGCAGCAAAAGAGGGTTCTCAGATGCCATGAATGGATTCTCAGAG GGGAAATTGAAGCCTGGCTCCTTGCTTGAGAATGTTGGGGCTCAGCCAGCCAAAGGCAAAGAAATAGCAACAGCCAAGGTTGGTCTTGAAAAGCCTCAAGGTGTCAATGAAAGCGGACCAAGTCTTGATGGTTCTGCAAATAATAGTAATGCTAGTGCACCAGCTGCCAA GGCACAGGTTGTGGGTTGGCCTCCTATAAGATCATTTAGGAAAAATTCATTGACTACTGCTTCAAAGAATGTTGAAGAAGTGGAGGGCAAACTGGGGTCTGGTGCAATGTTTGTGAAGGTCAGTATGGATGGTGCTCCTTATTTAAGAAAAGTAGACCTGAAGAATTACTCTACATATGCAGAACTATCCTCTGCTTTGGAGAAGATGTTTAGCTGTTTTACCATAG GTCAGTGTGGATCTCATGGAAATATGGGCAGGGAAATAATGAATGAAACTAAGCTGAAGGATCTGATTCATGGATCAGAAAATGTTCTTACATATGAGGATAAAGATGGAGATTGGATGCTTGTGGGTGATGTTCCCTGGAA GATGTTTATTGATACTTGCAGAAGGCTAAGGATCATGAAGAGCTCTGATGCCATTGGTTTAG CACCCAGAGCTGTTGAGAAAAGTAAAAGCAGGAGCTAG
- the LOC130734110 gene encoding auxin-responsive protein IAA9-like isoform X2, whose amino-acid sequence MSLPRLGVGDEEGESNVSLLVSSSATGESVCLNGSKLKEFNYMGLSSDCSSVDSSAPLPSFSDESKSNLNLKATELRLGLPGSQSPERDSNLCLRGSAQFDEKPLFPLHPVTDDHHSSSKPAVLGSKRGFSDAMNGFSEGKLKPGSLLENVGAQPAKGKEIATAKVGLEKPQGVNESGPSLDGSANNSNASAPAAKAQVVGWPPIRSFRKNSLTTASKNVEEVEGKLGSGAMFVKVSMDGAPYLRKVDLKNYSTYAELSSALEKMFSCFTIENVLTYEDKDGDWMLVGDVPWKMFIDTCRRLRIMKSSDAIGLAPRAVEKSKSRS is encoded by the exons ATGTCTCTGCCGCGGCTTGGGGTAGGTGATGAGGAAGGTGAAAGCAATGTCAGTTTGCTTGTTTCTTCCTCAGCCACAGGGGAAAGTGTGTGCCTGAATGGTTCAAAACTGAAAGAGTTCAACTATATGGGGTTGTCATCTGATTGTTCATCAGTGGATAGCTCAGCTCCACTTCCAAGCTTCTCAGATGAGAGCAAGAGCAATCTGAACCTCAAAGCCACTGAACTCAGATTGGGGCTTCCAGGATCACAGTCTCCTGAAAGAGATTCAAATCTTTGCTTGAGGGGTTCAGCTCAGTTTGATGAGAAGCCCTTGTTTCCTTTGCATCCGGTGACAGATGATCACCATTCGTCATCAAAGCCTGCTGTTTTGGGCAGCAAAAGAGGGTTCTCAGATGCCATGAATGGATTCTCAGAG GGGAAATTGAAGCCTGGCTCCTTGCTTGAGAATGTTGGGGCTCAGCCAGCCAAAGGCAAAGAAATAGCAACAGCCAAGGTTGGTCTTGAAAAGCCTCAAGGTGTCAATGAAAGCGGACCAAGTCTTGATGGTTCTGCAAATAATAGTAATGCTAGTGCACCAGCTGCCAA GGCACAGGTTGTGGGTTGGCCTCCTATAAGATCATTTAGGAAAAATTCATTGACTACTGCTTCAAAGAATGTTGAAGAAGTGGAGGGCAAACTGGGGTCTGGTGCAATGTTTGTGAAGGTCAGTATGGATGGTGCTCCTTATTTAAGAAAAGTAGACCTGAAGAATTACTCTACATATGCAGAACTATCCTCTGCTTTGGAGAAGATGTTTAGCTGTTTTACCATAG AAAATGTTCTTACATATGAGGATAAAGATGGAGATTGGATGCTTGTGGGTGATGTTCCCTGGAA GATGTTTATTGATACTTGCAGAAGGCTAAGGATCATGAAGAGCTCTGATGCCATTGGTTTAG CACCCAGAGCTGTTGAGAAAAGTAAAAGCAGGAGCTAG